One Mytilus trossulus isolate FHL-02 chromosome 5, PNRI_Mtr1.1.1.hap1, whole genome shotgun sequence DNA segment encodes these proteins:
- the LOC134719842 gene encoding uncharacterized protein LOC134719842, whose translation MSYIMDTPVSAEDLVFDQPTRRVLWSRGSPKTIETPVVEEPATIAWESKARKRLFSPGPSFGTMESFLDLAVSIERLYPEKERIEAENRKLKQKVTKLKQKLNNRIWRLPDISRLRPRTIKK comes from the exons atgTCTTATATCATGGATACACCCGTCAGTGCAGAAGATCTG GTTTTTGACCAACCCACTAGAAGGGTTTTATGGAGTCGGGGGAGTCCAAAAACTATAGAGACTCCAGTTGTAGAAGAACCAGCG ACTATAGCCTGGGAGTCAAAAGCTCGCAAGAGATTATTTTCGCCGGGTCCATCTTTTGGAACCATGGAATCGTTCCTGGATCTAGCTGTG TCAATAGAAAGGCTTTATCCAGAAAAAGAGAGAATTGAGGCAGAGAATCGCAAGCTAAAACAGAAAGTGAccaagttaaaacaaaaactgaacaATCGAATATGGAGGCTACCAGATATTAGTCGTCTACGACCAAGAACTATTAAAAAGTAG